A window of Agelaius phoeniceus isolate bAgePho1 chromosome 25, bAgePho1.hap1, whole genome shotgun sequence genomic DNA:
ATTAAGATGATGTGATGGTGTAAATTTTAAGTGTTTCTTGGTCTATCAGTTTTTGTTACCCTATGTTGTAAATGCTTTAAAGCTAGTTATCTAAAATTACTCTTGgtgagtattttttttaatatatattattatatatattatatatatatatattattatatattatttatatatattatatatattatttttatatatataatatatatacaccaatgtatttatatattattatttaaatataaacatttaTACAATAATCATATAAATAAATTgtacatatataaaataatatattttatatataatatataaatatattattttatatcatatattatatataattatataaaaaataatataaaagttcatattatatttatttatatatatttacaatatatttcttttaaaacttgtttctatttttctctCAACAATGTTTATCCTATTCTATAATATTTCTAAGTTAATATTTCTTATCTCAAAGTTTCCATACCAATGTATACTATATGAACTTTCTATTAAACTTCAAGAATTCTCTAGAAATCTATTTCCTACAGGTCCtgtgttaaaataaaaatctctcaTGGTCCTGTGTTAAAATAACTGCAGCTCTTAGCATTAACAGGACTTTCTGCCATTGCTGTGCACTGTCTAATGCTTCTTGTGTTTTACAATCTGAGATGATTTGATGAGCTGGAAGCCAAGGGCTTGATACCCAACCTTGGCaagagcagtgctgggtttgctCAGTCTTTCCGTGCCCCCAGGTGCGCCTGGTGCAGAAGAAGGACACGGGGCACGTTTATGCCATGAAGATCCTACGCAAAGCTGACATGCTTGAGAAGGAGCAGGTGAGGAACActctgagcaggagctgggccatGGATcactctgtgtgcagagcaggaaTGGGCTTCTGTGCTTTAGCAGCTAAaaattctggggattttttggtgtcTTTTCTTATAGAGGAAATAAGTCAGAAAAACCTCTGAATTCTCAAGGAGTTCTTTTCTAGTGGGCTCTTTCAACACAAAGTCCTGTGCAAATGATTGTGTTTTACTGCACTTCTGACTTACAGGATTGGATATAATTATAAGATACAACTGCAGgaactgcaggagctgtgccatggatcactctgtgctgtgtgcagagcaggaaTGGGCTTCTGTGCTTCAGCAGCTAaaaattctggggtttttggtgtcTTTTCTTATAGAGGAAATAAGTCAGAAAAACCTGAATTCTCAAGGAGTTCTTTCCAACACAAAGTCCTGTGCAAATGATTCTGTGTTTTACTGCACTTCTGACTTACAAATATAAGAGACTTATAAATATAAGAGATAcaactgcaggagctgggccatGGATCACTCTgtgctgtgtgcagagcaggaaTGGGCTTCTGTGCTTTAGCAGCTAaaaattctggggtttttgtgtCTTTTCTTATAGAGGAAATAAGTCAGAAAAATCTCTGAATTCTCAAGGACTTCTTTTCTAGTGGGCTCTTTCAACACAAAGTTCGGTGCAAATGATTCCATGTTTTACTGCACTTCTGACTTACAGGATTGGATATAAATATAAGAGATACAACTGCAGgaactgcaggagctgtgccatggaTCACTCTGTGCTGTGTGCAGAGGAGGAATGGGCTTCTGTGCTTCAGTAGCTAAaaattctggggattttttggtgtcTTTTCTTATAGAGGAAATAAGTCAGAAAAATCTCTGAATTCTCAAGGACTTCTTTTCAACACAAAGTCCTGTGCAAATGATTCAGTGCAGGCTTCAAGGCCAGTGTTTTACTGCACTTCTGACTTGCAGGATCAGATATAAATATCAGAGATACAATTCCTGGAATTCAGACTCAGAGACATAAAGCAGCAGCATCTAATATATTTAAGgctttcctttgctttccaGTACTTCTGGATATATAATGATCTGGGACAGTCATGTCCCAGCATGACAGCACTGGGATGCAGCTCTTGTGTTTTTAGAAAGAGATCTAATGATTAGGTGTGTTTGtaaaaaattgagatttttgtTTATAAGATTATATAAATGTATAGGTTTACTATATATAgagttatatatatattatatataggtGTATATATAATAGGTATAAATTATATGTATATAATCAACCACATGTTGAATGTTCTGATAGTGTTTCTGCCCTTGTGCAGAAATTTGACTTTTGTCTTCTCAATATTTCATGCTGTTCAGAATAATAATTGAATTGCCTGTGAAATAATTGCATTTAATAAAACTTATCCAATGCACTGTGTGTGTCCAGGTTGGCCACATCCGTGCAGAAAGGGACATCCTGGTGGAGGCAGACAGCTTGTGGGTTGTGAAGATGTTCTACAGTTTCCAGGACAAGCTAAACCTCTACCTGATCATGGAGTTCCTGCCTGGAGGTAACTCTGGAATGCAAGGACTGCTCTCCTTTTGTTTGGGGATTGCTAATTCCTTCATTACAAATGCAGTCTGGGACTAGAGTGCATGTGGTGTTTGCACTGTACATCTGGGAGGGAACAAGATTTCTGCTTTTTAGGGTACTGAGGTGTTTAGGCAAGCTTGAGGTTTCCTGTTTGGGTCTTCAAGCTGCAGGTATTTAAACTTGgctttaatatttttctatttaaacttggctttaatatttttctatttaaacttggctttaatatttttctatttaaacttggctttaatatttttctatttaaaaatatatatacttgGCTTTAATATTCTTCTCATTCCTACCCTTGCTATGCCCTGGCTGTCTATAGGGCCAGAGCATATCCAGCTTTGGCAATCTCTGCTGGTTTGAGCtgaatgcagcagcatttcctatAAATGTCTTCAAACTCAGTGAGAGTGGAGCCTGTGTGTTCACCTCTGGGGGGTTTCCAGGTGACATGATGACATTGTTGATGAAGAAGGACACTCTGACAGAGGAGGAGACACAGTTCTACATCGCTGAGACTGTGCTGGCCATTGACTCCATCCACCAGCTGGGATTCATCCATCGTGACATAAAACCAGACAACCTCCTCCTGGACAGCAAGGtatgggctggggaggagcaaAGAGGCCTTGTGATTGCTCATATTGACCTGAAGGGGTGTTGGCAGTTGTGGAAGAAGATGGTGCTTCTTTATTTAGCCCTGTTCCTTCCAGCTTTTGAGGGACATATCTGCCAAATTGCCAGGGAAAATAAATCCCCAAAAGCCAGGAAAGACCCCACCTCCACTCAGACCTTGAGCTCTTCTGACAGCTGTTTAAACTATTTCAGCTGTTTAAACTATTTTTGGCTATTTCAGATGCAGTTTAAAGCACGTGGTTTCAGTTCCCTCTTAGGCAAAActgtttcccttttctctcaCATCTGTTCCACTCCCCCTTGCCAGCTCTGGTCTTACCAAATGTGAAGGACGTGGCTGTTCCAGGCTGAGAGTGGAGAACCTCCCTCAGGATCAGGGTGTACCCCTGAGAGCTGCCCAGGCTACCTGGTTATTGCAGGCACTTTGCAGAAATCCCAGTTATTTCAGTGTCCTCCTATTGCTCCAAGTTTGCCTAAAATTAAGATTTCTTGGAAAGTAAATAATGAGCAGTAAATAATGAGTTTCCCACTGCTGTGTAATGCACTGTTGGATTTActgcagaatcccagaatggtttgggttggaagggaccttgaaacTCATCCTGTTCCACCTTTATggtgtcccagggtgctccaagccccatccaacctggccttggacacttccagggctggggcagccacagcttctccaaGCAAGCGTGCCCAATTCAGAATGTTCACCTCTAGACATGCCTACATTTAGGACTTTGAAAAGGAGGTATATTTTATAGATACACCTCTAAAAATTGCTTGTAGTCAGTGTGGTCATGTTATCCACCAGGACAGATTCAATCACTGAATTGAGGGTGATTTTTATCTCCTGGGGCCAATACACAacccagggactgcagctgtCTCTGGAGAGGTTTCCTTTCACCCTGCAGGGGTTGGGAACTTGCAGAGCAGAGGTTTCCTGAAGAAAATTGTCACTGGGTTTTCTCTGTGGAGTAGCTATGGGAGTATTGATGGTTTCATTCCCTGTACCCATCCAGTGTTGGGTTTAAATAAGGAAAGccaaggacattgaggggctggagcgtgtccagagaagggaatggaGTTGGGAGAAAgtctggagcagctgagagacCTGAGGGGGCTcatcctggagaaaaagaggctcaggggggaccttttTGCTCTCCCTGACAGGaaggtgcagccaggtgggggtcaggctcttctGCCATGTCTCAAGTGAAAGAAGGAGAGGAAGTTGTGCTGGGGAGGTTCAGTTTagttattgtttttttttttcactgcaggagtggtcaggcattggaataaattgcccagggaggtggtggagtcacaatctggaagtgttcaagaggcatctggatgtggcacttggggacataaTTTAGAGGTGTTGAGGGTGGTGTTGGGTTTTCTTCCAGCCTTGCTGATGCTGTGATTTACTATGATAATGCCTTACACtgggtgtttgttttgttttgttctgtttatttCTAGGGCCACGTGAAACTCTCAGATTTTGGTCTGTGTACTGGACTGAAGAAAGCCCACAGGACAGAATTTTACAGGAACTTGAATCACAGTCTTCCCAGTGACTTCAGTAAGTTCTTTGGCTCCAAAGGGTGTCTGGTTGGTTGCTCTTGGGTCCTGACAAAACTCATTTCAGTGTCAGGGCGTGGCTGCAGTGGGGAGTCTAATAATCAACTTTACATCTTGAGGtagattttcattttctgtaaaatcatTTCAGTTACTTTAAAcccattttcatttcagatgtTTGTCTCTGAAACAGACTCTGCTGTAGCTTTTTGCATGTGTAATAAAATGAGAACTCAGTGAGTTGGTAGCTGCTGACTGCATCTCATTACTGAAATGAATAAACCAGCACAGTCTCTGAGTATCCAGGATTATTCTGGAAGGGAAGAACTCGGATCATGGAGTTACATCAACCCTGAAAACATGGTCTGCTAATGAAAGGCTCAATTAAATGTTGCCCATATTTCATAGGTTTGGAAGTTGCTGAGAGGTTTAGGTTTGGGGTATTGACACACATCTTAAATGAGATCTTTAGTGGTAAAGATATTTTGGGGGTAAAAATAACATATTGGGTGACCAGTAGGATTCAGTCACAGCTATTGAATCTCCTTCAGCTTTCCAGAACATGAATTCCAAGAGGAAAGCAGAGACTTGGAAGAGGAATCGCCGGCAGCTGGTGAGTAGGTTCCACCTGCTTGGAgatgttcttgctgagctgttGCATCCACATGGAACATGGATTTACATGGAAGTTTTTAATGCATCTGAGTTCTGGACAATCCTGAAAGGAAAAGATtcaggcattttttttttaaaaagaagaggaatgaCTCTAGTTTGTCCTTTGTCCATCTGCTGAACAGCTGGTGACATATGTGCAGAGATAGCACTGCCATAATTATTTACATGCATATCTGAAGTCTCCCAGCCAAAACTATCAGTGCTTGCCACTTCCAATctcacaaagggctgctgaCCCATTCCAAGGTGACACTGATCCCCTCCCCTGTTTTCCTGGTGCTATTTTAAGACTCTTTCACGTGAAGATGTTAATTTTGTCTCTACATATCTTGGAAGAAAGGCTTTAAACACCTTTGCTAAAGGATCTCAGGGACAATCTGGTGTCTTCTCAAAATAACCACTGTTGTATAAGTTCCCATGTCCATGTCAGGCAGTTTTCCCTGCAGATGCATAACTGATGGTGTTTGTTCTAGGCTTTTTCTACAGTGGGAACTCCAGATTACATTGCTCCTGAGGTCTTCATGCAGACTGGATACAACAAGCTGTGTGACTGGTGGTCCCTGGGGGTCATCATGTACGAGATGTTGATTGGtaaggagcaggcagggcaggctggaggtgGGAATGGTGGAGCAGGACATCAGCTGAATTCATATATTCATAGAATCCcagattggtttgggttggaggggaccttaaagctcatccctgtcaccccctgccatggcagggacaccttcactatcccaggtggctccaagccccatccaacctggccttggacatttccagggatggagcagccacagctgctctgggcagccaaTTTCTGTGCTTGGGGTCAAGTTCTCAGAGCATCCACTCCTTGCCTGGTCTCTGTGGTGTGTTTtggattttaattttgcttGATCCAAGatgatatttttgtttcttttcaggttATCCACCATTCTGTTCTGAGACTCCTCAAGAGACCTATAAGAAAGTGATGAACTGGAAGGAGACCCTGACATTTCCTCCAGAGGTTCCAATCTCTGATAAAGCCAAGGATCTTATTTTAAGGTGCCAGCCCCATGGTTTGCCAGTTAATACAGCACTAATTTTCTTGTCTTGTCCCTGTATTCTGTGCCTCTCATGGCTTGTTTCACATGGAAAACCCTGATGCTACAAACTGTTACACACATGCATTAAATGCTGAACTCCCTTGTCAAACACTTTTTGTCTCTCAGGCCATTTAGTGGTTCCCTGACTAAACTGTGCTAAAAAGGAGTCTCCATGGAAGTGCTACTACTCTGGCAAAATATTTCTGCTCCTTATTTTGCCTGCAGCCTTCTCATGGAAGGACACAATTTCAGTCCTTTTGACAGAGCTGACTTCTTGCAACAGCAATGATTTTACCTTTGTATGCACTGGAGCATACAAATGTATCCCAGTGCTTGCTGACTCATTTGTACTTCAGTATCTATTCTCAGGACAGAAATATAAATGTCTGGTTTTTTAGGCTTTATATGTTCTTCTCCTCTACTCTGGTCCTGAAATAGAAAGGTCACATTATCCTGTTGTGAAGGAGTAGCACATCTTAACTGTGGCATTGGACATGACATTCCTGTACATAACTttgtgtgctggttttgctgtgGAAGTTCTTAGTCTGCTCCATGTATATGTTAAGAAACTGCAGCAGTATCAGTTCAGAAAGCTGTTCCATTTCTGGATGGAATGCTTTCGTTTTCACCCTCCCTTCATTTTCATTCTTCCTTCCATCCCAGATTTTGCTGTGAATGGGAGCACAGAATTGGTGCATCTGGTGTGGAGGAAATAAAGAGTAACCCATTCTTTGAAGGGGTTGATTGGGAGCACATCAGGTAAGATGCTTtgcagaaaagcagctgctctTCTCTAGGGACTGCTCAGGCCAGCCCTGgtctgcagcagggagcagctgacTGGCATTTATCACATCCAGCTGTGGGTGAGAACATTTTGTTCTCTACCTGATGCTTGCTGAGCTTTAGGTACCTTCAGTCTTGATTCTGTTAAGACATGAAAGGTGGCTGAATTCTGTTTTGTCTGCCTTTGGAATCTCAATGCTTCATCTGCTCTTCTTGGCAGAGAGAGACCTGCTGCGATTTCAATAGAAATTAAAAGCATTGATGATACCTCAAACTTTGATGAATTTCCAGAGTCTGATATCCTTAAACCAACAGGTAAATGATTGTTTGATTCTCTTTGTAAGCCTTTTCCTGTAGAATAATCCTTCCTGTTAGCCAGATCTTACTAGAtgctgattttgttttttatcaTCACCAAATAGCTTGGAAACCTCGTGGTGCAGGGGGTGCAAGCTGGAATTTGGGTTCCAGGAGATGCTGTCTTGTAAATGATGTGGAAGTTGCCTGAGAAAGGGCAGctctcagaggcagcagagcttcCAGAAAGTTCAGATCTCAGTAGGGCCTGAGAGCCCAATGCTGCCAGTTCCCCTCGGTGCTGATTCCTGCTGGCACTTGGAGTAGGGTGGGGAAGGGTGGAACTCAAGGGGATTTTTGCTGTGAATCTCTGAAGGATCACAGCATAGTCACACATTTGCTCAGTGAGTTTAAaaacagaatcccagactggtttgggttggaagggaccttaaagctcatcccatcccaccccctgccatgggcagggacaccttcactatcccaggctgctccaagccctgtccaacctgtcCTGGAACACTCCCAGCGATTGGGGCATccaccaccacctctctgggcaacctgtgccagtgtttcacAGCTCACATTGTAAaaaattgcttctttctatGTGATCTGAATCTTCCCTGTTCTAGCTTACAATGCTTGTGCCAtgtcctgtgtcccagcagttCTTTCCTGGGGTTGAAGCACAAAGCTGTATCTACATTTAGGACTTTTCCTTTAGAAACATTCATCCAGTGTTTTGtatgaaaaaataaactctGCAGTTCCAAAGGATAATTAATTCCATTTCTTCTATGTCTTCCCAGTGGCAACAAGCAACCACCCAGAGACAGACTACAAGAACAAAGACTGGGTTTTTATCAATTACACCTATAAACGTTTTGAGGGCCTGACAGCCCGAGGAGCAATTCCCTCCTATATGAAGGGAGGGAAGTAACACAGCTTTACCTGGGACTTCTGAGCTGTGGAATTCTGTTGCTGTACTTTGGGTTTATACCCATAAAAGaacttgttcttttttttaaaagaaaacttgaGGGCTATCAACTCTTGGAGAAGACTTCAGGACCCTGTTTTGTTACACACCTGGTTGTtactaaggattttttttttccctgcgcCATTGAAAAATTCCACGTTTGCATcatctctgctgccagcaccttTTGCTGCTTCAGGAGCAAGAgttttttttatattctttgCCAGACTGTCCAGTCCATTGGGAGATGAGAGCAAGCTTTCCCTTTGGCATTGCAAAGCACGGGATTCTATAGGACTGTGTCCAGTCCTGCATTAAGTGACAAACTCACTCTGCCAATTCTGCCAGCACTGTTTGCCCAGCAGTTGAGGACTCCAGGACAGAGGAATCAAAGCAATAATTGAAGCTTGAGACAGACAACTCTCCAGGAAACTGTCTAGTAGAAGGACAAAACTCAGATTGCCTTAACCTTACTTTGTAGTGCTGTTTTTATAATGCTCCCTGGAAGCCTCTTCAATAGCATTTCTCAGCTCTGTCACTGTGGCCCCCAGTTCTGGTGCACTTTACTTTTGGTACTAAGTGACCCTCAAgccatttaatattttttctaaattaaaaaattttgcaacactttttctttcctaaatagAGGAGAAATGGGCCATTTCCTCCCCCGAGCGCCGAGTTTTTGGTTCCTGTATGTCAGGATGGATCCATAAACAATGCAGATAAACTACAGCTGATCACATAAGTGGGTCTGGAATTAGAGCAGAGCGAGGCAATTCCAGGAACCTGATCCTTGGTGGGCAAGTTGTGCACAGCTGGGCCAGCCCTGaggctccccagcccagctgctgctgtttctcagccacctctgagctctgctgcatctTCAGTGGTTTAAAGGCCAAAACCCAACTTCTGTGGCCTTTTTGCTGTTGGTTTTGAGCAGAGCAGGATCAGAATGTTGCTGGTGGAGCCTGCCTGGTGTTccctcacagagctgctcttgcTGCCCTGGCTGTACCTTCTGTAGCCAGAGTGTTCCATGGATGGTGCTCatggggtcacttttggggcACTGGAACCCACCATGTCCACTCATTGATTGTTGCCCACTCTAATTATAATAGTACATTCAGTTCTGATCAGGGTCTCTCCAGGAGAGCCCCAAAGTGCCTTTCCTTGCCTAAGCCTCTCTCAGAACACAACAGCATTTTGGGAGGGAGGATTCTTCCTCAGCTGAACTTTTcctaatttgtttttctaaccACAAGCTCCACATGGTGCCCATTTGTAGTTAACTCTGCACTTGCAGGGGCAGGTGCCATTAACCCATGGGCCTACATGGTTCCACTCTGGAATTTACCATcagatattaaaaatacaactcAGTGAGTTTTCTAAAAGCGTGTCTCAATTCAAATTGTCTTGGATTCCTGCAAACTTCTCTTGGTGCTGAACACTAACTCTGGAGTACAGACAAGACAAAGCTCCAGTGATgtctcacagaaaaaaaaaaaaaaggcttccagGTCTGTTTAGTCCTGACTTTCTTGattagaaaatgaaacaaaatggatttgtagtgtaactttttttttatataggTGCTTTTAGGGAATGTTTACCTAGATCATGACTCCAGTGCCATCCCCAAGGACTGGTGGGGGACTGCCAGTACTGTACAGAACTCATCAGGGTCCTCCCCTCACCACCCCTGTGCTTTTTGTACGTGTCCTACGAGTTCATGACTTGCCATAAGCAGTTCAGACAGCAGTTGGATCCCAGcaagctgaaatgcaaaagcaGCCTTAATACAAGTCCCAGGGTGTCTGTAGTCAGAAGGGCTCACAAGGGATGGGTAAGGGCCAATGGAAGGAATGACTTACAGGATCAGGCTTTCATCAGCTCCTCCCTACATCACATTCTGCTCCCTTTTGACTTTGCATGAAGGACTGATACCAGCTTCTCAAACTGTTCCATCCTCATCCTGCAGTTTCTTCTAGCCATTTGACAATGTTGCCTTATAAACTATTGGAATTAATGTAAGATCATTTTTTTTGTCAATTCTTAACAGCTTAGTTACTgccttaaaataaaaacaaaaatcaaaatccTTTGAAGCTGCTGTGGATTAGGAACAAATGATTTTGAGATAATAGCTGCATTCTTAGCCCTTTACTGAAAGGGACcagcatttttatttataaataccAAAGATGAAGAAGCTAAACAATTTTAAGTTGTGATAAGTTGCTGTGAAAAACCAACTCTCTAGTACTGTGTATTGTGCATTTTTAGTGCTGTGTTTGAAGGGGAACCCCTCAGGTGTGTCACTGGAGCCCAAGGTGAAGTTTTCAAGGCACGAGGAGCAGTTGGGTACCTCATTCCTGTTGTCTTCCAGCAAAAGTTGGATGTCCTTGAATCCAGTCCTGCTGGACACACCTTTGCAGTGGGAGGTTCTGTATCCCAGGTGCACTGTAAGCCTGCATCCTGTCCCAGTTTTTTACCAACATTAGGGGAAAAAGTGTCTCCTGCAGTATCTCCTTCCAGGATCCGTACTTCACTGCTTAACAGTAAGGTTTTTGTATGCCTGTTACATCTCCCATGGTAGCCAAacattttttgcaattttttgtgttttgaagTTCTTAGTATcttttacctctttttttttttttttaagctgcagTTGCTGGATTTGTAGAAGTAATTCCAATCTGAGTTTCCAATGGATCTGAACACCTTATGCTGCCAGTACATCTCTGTTTCATGCCTAGCACAAAGCTGCACTAAGTGTTTCTTATCACTGTGCCCTGACTCTGCCTTAACCTCGAAGTTGAAAAAgttctgtaaatatttaaaagctgtTACAAAATTGCACTGTACAATTTGGCAGGTGTAGTCAACTTTTTATGGAGCGATCTCATTGTGTTGTGTAAATAAAATCCTCTTAGTAAACACACTCTTGTTGCTATGTTGTGTTTTACAAACAGGTATcaggaaatcctggaatggcttgggttggaagggactttaaagctTATCCATTCCAACATCCTGCcatgacagggacaccttccaccatcccaggctgctccaagccccagcctggccttggacacctccagggatccagggacagccccagctgctctgggcacctgtgccagggcctgcccaccctcccagggaacaattcctgcccaatatcccatccatccctgccctctggcaatGGGAAGCCACTGACCCTTGTCCTGATGAAGAGTCCTCCACTTTGCTTGCAGCCTCTCCAGGTAGTGGAAGGTGCTGTGAGGTCTTCACACAAGTCCCACCTTGTTTGAACTGTTAgttaataaagcctcttatttggccttatcataaagcagagcactagggctcaggagctcagtccctgggtagggaccgggtgcccgaagctcACTTGCTCATGCCAAGGCCATGGGgctgccatctagcaagcatggtgattatcagctctgtagtgattgcaagctctcaggatttcagctctgcttgctaggtagtggtgccctgggctg
This region includes:
- the STK38 gene encoding serine/threonine-protein kinase 38, with the protein product MAMTGPTPCSSMSNHTKERVTMTKVTLENFYSNLIAQHEEREMRQKKLEQMMEEEGLKDEEKRIRRSAHAQKETEFLRLKRTRLGLEDFESLKVIGRGAFGEVRLVQKKDTGHVYAMKILRKADMLEKEQVGHIRAERDILVEADSLWVVKMFYSFQDKLNLYLIMEFLPGGDMMTLLMKKDTLTEEETQFYIAETVLAIDSIHQLGFIHRDIKPDNLLLDSKGHVKLSDFGLCTGLKKAHRTEFYRNLNHSLPSDFTFQNMNSKRKAETWKRNRRQLAFSTVGTPDYIAPEVFMQTGYNKLCDWWSLGVIMYEMLIGYPPFCSETPQETYKKVMNWKETLTFPPEVPISDKAKDLILRFCCEWEHRIGASGVEEIKSNPFFEGVDWEHIRERPAAISIEIKSIDDTSNFDEFPESDILKPTVATSNHPETDYKNKDWVFINYTYKRFEGLTARGAIPSYMKGGK